From a single Nematostella vectensis chromosome 3, jaNemVect1.1, whole genome shotgun sequence genomic region:
- the LOC5519947 gene encoding putative mediator of RNA polymerase II transcription subunit 26 — MSVYGMAPRLGITLLIALFNLIPSIASVQRCMTFDEPKNGYVVCDSLFRLFCSPVCHPGYRFVTKPAVVYMCGPVTGEWFTYPVGSGVPWPDCIPDDGTGKDKIEEQLSKQRNAITQHMTATGSTILGYSPAKMDQEDRFHHLYEYIEKAQKAFEYKENIEKEAEALRKQQLENRHSLISSNAQYHPQGLETYPSINEYKKNSRMVFKALLSKASKDLDNYIQGKTKTIHNLPQSTKELFKSKGQTQSSKRQDLNSNAEPVIIEFPSEPQLEELQKQLQQEGNGAQSISNLVQKQQLKYMRMQNPNIQNRPMTTLPGKGQPGGAVPGRLAAQMQNMPHALGNRLMQGARVMPGQVQTKPSAMVMSPLYNVGNVQGLPAKQLALALANHYRQNSFFQNGRLLPLMFQQKLDAIRLAKRPIKGRPLGAGVTYPLQRVPVQIKGPSYQNSAVKEKEVNGFIVKELARDKAFMKQLQLWNNTENQKEKAEQQKEQQHTIQPPTPQMQEQSEVNQNILPQKPQHSPTQQQQQEQQQQIMQKQQKQGKLQEQLGQHLTQGPLQQQQQQLPRQQKQQQPLQQQQSAPETRPPQQPQQQREHYLQNQSLNVTNTQMPVQQGSSENTQVSQTGDFQAQIETVEPIRNNTQNNSEQAENNNNKQPQSNVQTNVDASLGLQVQQVVVPLSSLVNTGSQMMNNQTSSEQVNSQVNPQAAGDTKQPQENTRGNSNTQINSPYPSVNMTTEGSQYAPGQSNSTYLTESAGNTTSYSNGYQSSAYPLINQTDNINNTEMNKMINPDNSSSWNSSIDGSSQQKMNARELYMAWLKKEHENGDKPMSAEESYKQQYLQWLARQEEVKEAYRKWLDDFMKSAREKEIAENSRYASTQAATSAPYASPPPSPYQQITSPQVMQSTLSPPDSQYNQPSVSTQGSLDNQPRAQGSLDNQPNAQRQDNQPNAQGSQDDTQSSGSQDSTARDLYIAWLAKHKMPIPDYALEPDNTEQNTALNRPSRDSQSHVKNSTKSSASSQYPETISQAIGLKNNESIKQANNIKNVLTKEDFLVNETSAVLSENFPGSESNKSIGNAFTKKGSTRDIPKTFSLNIPKNDGIASNAIQKEKLFYFPIKNKETFISYLLTKHTNDKSKY; from the exons ATGAGTGTCTATGGAATGGCGCCAAGGCTTGGCATCACTTTGCTGATCGCCCTCTTCAACCTCATACCATCAATAG CATCGGTCCAACGCTGCATGACTTTCGATGAGCCGAAGAATGGTTACGTGGTGTGTGACAGTCTTTTTCGTCTCTTTTGCTCACCCGTCTGCCATCCCGGATACCGCTTTGTAACCAAGCCTGCCGTGGTGTACATGTGCGGACCAGTGACGGGGGAATGGTTTACGTATCCTGTGGGGAGTGGGGTGCCTTGGCCAGACTGCATACCAGATGATGG AACCGGTAAAGACAAGATTGAAGAACAATTGTCCAAACAAAGAAATGCTATCACTCAGCACATGACTGCCACAGGAAGCACGATACTAGGGTACAGTCCCGCCAAAATGGATCAGGAGGACAG ATTCCATCACTTATACGAATACATCGAGAAGGCACAAAAAGCCTTCgaatacaaagaaaacatagaaaaagaaGCCGAAGCCTTACGCAAACAGCAGCTGGAAAACAGACATAGTCTCATTTCCAGTAACGCGCAGTATCACCCGCAGGGACTGGAGACTTATCCCTCGATAAATGAATACAAAAAGAACAGTAGAATGGTGTTTAAAGCTCTTCTCAGCAAGGCAAGCAAGGATTTAGATAACTATATTCAGGGGAAAACTAAGACCATACACAATCTCCCTCAATCAACTAAAGAATTATTTAAATCTAAAGGGCAGACTCAAAGCAGCAAACGACAAGATCTAAATTCTAACGCCGAGCCCGTGATTATTGAGTTCCCAAGTGAACCCCAGCTTGAAGAGCTCCAAAAGCAGCTTCAACAAGAGGGGAATGGCGCCCAGAGCATAAGCAACCTTGTACAGAAGCAACAGCTAAAATACATGCGAATGCAGAACCCAAACATCCAAAACAGACCCATGACTACATTACCTGGAAAAGGACAACCCGGTGGTGCAGTCCCTGGACGTTTAGCAGCTCAAATGCAGAACATGCCTCATGCCTTGGGAAATCGTCTGATGCAAGGAGCGCGAGTTATGCCGGGACAGGTTCAGACTAAGCCTAGTGCCATGGTAATGAGCCCGCTGTACAATGTAGGCAACGTACAGGGGTTGCCCGCAAAACAGTTAGCATTAGCACTGGCGAATCATTACAGACAAAACAGTTTCTTTCAAAATGGTCGTCTTTTGCCACTAATGTTTCAACAAAAGCTTGACGCAATAAGGTTGGCGAAGAGACCAATCAAAGGAAGGCCCTTAGGTGCAGGTGTCACTTATCCTTTACAAAGAGTTCCCGTGCAAATCAAGGGACCTTCGTACCAAAACAGCGCTGTTAAGGAGAAGGAGGTGAATGGTTTTATAGTGAAAGAGCTTGCGCGTGATAAGGCATTTATGAAACAGCTCCAGCTATGGAATAACACAGAGAATCAGAAAGAAAAGGCAGAACAACAGAAAGAACAACAGCATACCATACAACCGCCGACTCCTCAAATGCAGGAGCAGTCAGAAGTAAACCAGAATATACTCCCTCAAAAACCACAACATTCGCCaacacagcaacaacaacaagagcaacaacaacagataaTGCAGAAACAGCAAAAACAAGGAAAGCTGCAGGAACAGCTTGGGCAGCACTTGACTCAGGGGCcgttacaacaacaacagcagcaactaCCAAGGCAACAGAAACAGCAACAACctttacaacaacaacaatcagCCCCAGAGACGAGGCCCCCGCAGCAGCCGCAACAACAACGAGAACATTATCTCCAGAACCAGTCACTAAACGTCACAAATACACAGATGCCAGTACAACAAGGATCATCAGAGAATACACAGGTGTCACAAACAGGGGATTTTCAGGCCCAAATTGAGACAGTAGAACCGATACGAAATAATACTCAAAATAATTCTGAGCAAGcagaaaataacaataacaagcAACCGCAATCAAATGTGCAGACAAACGTGGATGCTTCTTTGGGTCTACAGGTACAGCAGGTCGTTGTGCCATTATCATCCCTCGTGAACACAGGCTCGCAGATGATGAACAACCAAACATCTTCGGAACAAGTTAACTCTCAGGTAAACCCTCAAGCGGCTGGAGATACTAAACAGCCCCAGGAGAATACAAGAGGTAATTCCAATACTCAAATAAATAGCCCATATCCATCGGTAAATATGACCACTGAAGGTAGCCAATATGCGCCAGGACAAAGTAACTCAACATATTTGACTGAATCTGCTGGAAATACAACATCGTATTCCAATGGATACCAAAGCAGTGCGTACCCGTTGATAAATCAAACTGACAACATTAACAATACAGAAATGAATAAAATGATCAATCCGGACAACAGTTCATCGTGGAATTCTTCGATCGATGGAAGCTCTCAGCAAAAGATGAATGCAAGGGAACTTTATATGGCTTGGCTGAAAAAAGAACATGAAAATGGGGACAAACCCATGAGCGCTGAGGAATCGTACAAGCAACAGTACCTACAATGGCTAGCACGACAAGAGGAAGTCAAAGAAGCGTATAGAAAATGGCTTGATGACTTCATGAAGTCTGCACGCGAAAAAGAAATAGCTGAAAATTCACGTTATGCTTCGACGCAAGCTGCAACATCAGCGCCCTATGCAAGCCCTCCGCCGAGCCCTTACCAGCAAATTACCAGTCCCCAGGTTATGCAGTCAACGTTAAGTCCACCGGATAGTCAATACAATCAGCCATCTGTAAGCACCCAGGGTAGCCTGGACAACCAGCCAAGGGCACAGGGTAGCCTGGACAACCAGCCAAACGCACAGCGTCAGGACAACCAGCCAAACGCACAGGGTAGTCAAGATGATACGCAGTCGTCTGGTTCACAGGACAGTACCGCGAGGGACTTATACATAGCATGGCTGGCTAAGCACAAGATGCCAATTCCGGACTACGCCCTCGAACCGGACAACACGGAACAGAACACTGCGCTGAACAGACCAAGCCGCGATTCACAATCGCACGTAAAGAATAGCACAAAATCTAGTGCATCAAGCCAGTATCCAGAGACTATTTCTCAAGCAATCGGCCTGAAAAACAATGAGTCAATTAAACAGGcaaacaatataaaaaatgTCCTTACAAAAGAGGACTTCTTAGTAAATGAGACTTCGGCagttttatcagaaaactttCCTGGATCTGAATCAAACAAAAGTATTGGAAATGCTTTTACAAAAAAGGGATCAACAAGAGATATTCCAAAAACATTCTCCTTGAACATTCCCAAAAATGATGGTATTGCGTCAAACGCGATACAAAAGGAAAAGTTGTTTTATTTCCCGATTAAGAACAAGGAGACATTTATTAGTTATTTATTGACTAAACACACGAATGATAAGAGCAAATATTGA
- the LOC5519966 gene encoding melatonin receptor type 1B-B produces the protein MKNTTAVDPLFTELQSRPDAQIWAESIFYVIINVIALFGNLLVCWIFYRNSRLRTVTNIYIMALALSDVATSSFCMPLVAGVLLAGVWPFTKTVCKVHGYLVLFLAFISLHTIALTAVNRYYRVVKAEKFKRMFTKKNAMYSIVIVAGVAGFLVALPLFAGIGHFEFHPGKMTCSIEFYTRRADFLYSGFLVLVIVFSPFVTIIYCYSKVFKAVESHRRRLSLTIQASQDTRLSVEEVNVTKTLFAIVLGFSVCWIPVFIIEFVDATFGEHGLPRPVYLVHAFLVSISAAINPIIYGIMNKTFRGEYRKIFCLCAPAVEVGDIRMDELRRGTTLHMNNTRLPRPFTPRGAFLVESCQNSI, from the coding sequence atgaaaaatacaacGGCGGTCGATCCTCTGTTTACTGAGCTCCAGTCAAGACCTGATGCACAGATTTGGGCAGAATCCATATTCTACGTAATCATTAATGTGATCGCACTGTTTGGCAACCTCTTGGTTTGCTGGATCTTTTACAGGAATTCACGTCTAAGAACTGTGACTAATATCTACATCATGGCCCTTGCCCTATCAGATGTAGCGACGTCGTCATTCTGCATGCCTCTAGTGGCGGGGGTCCTGCTAGCGGGGGTTTGGCCTTTCACAAAGACAGTGTGCAAAGTACACGGCTACCTGGTGCTTTTCTTGGCATTCATATCCCTTCATACCATCGCTCTTACTGCTGTGAACCGGTACTATCGAGTCGTCAAAGCAGAGAAATTTAAACGAATGTTCACAAAAAAGAACGCTATGTATTCAATAGTTATTGTCGCGGGCGTGGCAGGGTTTTTGGTAGCTCTACCCTTATTTGCGGGTATCGGGCACTTTGAGTTCCATCCGGGGAAGATGACTTGCTCTATCGAGTTCTACACGAGGCGCGCGGATTTCTTGTACTCGGGTTTCCTAGTTCTCGTCATAGTCTTTTCACCGTTTGTAACCATCATCTATTGCTACAGCAAAGTTTTCAAGGCTGTGGAGTCACATAGACGTCGCCTCTCGTTAACAATTCAAGCATCTCAAGATACCAGATTAAGCGTAGAAGAAGTGAACGTCACCAAGACTCTGTTCGCTATTGTGCTTGGCTTCAGTGTCTGCTGGATTCCAGTATTCATCATCGAATTCGTAGATGCTACGTTCGGTGAGCACGGTCTCCCGAGACCCGTGTACCTTGTCCATGCCTTTCTGGTGTCAATATCTGCGGCAATCAATCCAATTATTTATGGAATAATGAATAAGACGTTTCGAGGGGAATATCGGAAGATATTCTGTTTGTGTGCACCAGCAGTAGAAGTCGGCGATATTCGCATGGATGAGCTGAGAAGAGGAACAACTTTACATATGAACAACACTCGCCTTCCTCGACCATTTACACCTAGGGGCGCCTTCTTGGTTGAGTCCTGCCAAAACTCAATCTAA